One genomic segment of Falco peregrinus isolate bFalPer1 chromosome 7, bFalPer1.pri, whole genome shotgun sequence includes these proteins:
- the LOC101919860 gene encoding GPN-loop GTPase 1 isoform X3, with protein MKFIEKRQNASKYVIIDTPGQIEVFTWSASGTIITEALASSFPSVVVYVMDTSRSTNPVTFMSNMLYACSILYKTKLPFIVVMNKTDIIDHSFAVEWMQDFETFQDALNQETSYVSNLTRSMSLVLDEFYSSLKVVGVSAVLGTGLDDFFVQLSKAVDEYEREYRPEYERLRKTLEKAQNKQKREQLEHLWKDMGSVCMQDNTLAGSDDASAMGPSELILTRGTLDEEDEGESDTDDIDREVTEESHEEPAFRNFMQETRMKYQRSSKANE; from the exons GTATGTCATTATTGACACACCGGGGCAAATTGAGGTGTTCACCTGGTCAGCATCAGGAACCATCATAACTGAGGCCTTG gcttcctcttttccttcagtgGTGGTTTATGTGATGGACACCTCTCGCAGTACTAACCCTGTCACCTTTATGTCCAACATGCTGTATGCCTGCAG caTCCTGTACAAGACAAAGCTACCTTTCATTGTTGTCATGAACAAA aCTGACATAATTGACCACAGTTTTGCGGTAGAATGGATGCAGGACTTTGAGACTTTTCAGGATGCCCTGAATCAAGAGACATCCTATGTCAGTAACCTGACTCGTTCGATGAGTTTAGTGTTGGATGAATTTTACAGTTCACTGAAG GTGGTCGGTGTTTCTGCCGTGCTCGGCACTGGActggatgatttttttgttcagctttcTAAAGCTGTAGATGAATATGAGAG AGAATATCGTCCAGAATATGAGCGCCTAAGGAAAACACTG GAGAAAGctcaaaataaacagaagagagagcagctggagcactTGTGGAAGGACATGGGCAGTGTGTGTATGCAGGACAACACACTCGCAG GGTCTGACGATGCTTCTGCAATGGGTCCCTCTGAGCTGATCCTAACACGAGGAACCCTTGATGAAGAAGACGAGGGGGAGAGCGATACCGATGACATTGACCGTGAAG TTACTGAGGAGAGTCATGAAGAACCAGCCTTCAGAAACTTTATGCAAGAGACGCGGATGAAAtaccagagaagcagcaaggcGAATGAGTGA